The proteins below come from a single Serratia fonticola genomic window:
- the relA gene encoding GTP diphosphokinase, which produces MVAVRTAHLNTAGEFALDDWIASLGLPNPQSGERLAATWRYCEQQTKDHPDAPLLLWRGLEMVEILSTLSMDNDSMRAALLFPLVDAAIVPEATLTEEFGSGITSLVHGVRDMDAIRQLKATHNDSMGSEQVDNVRRMLLAMVEDFRCVVIKLAERIAHLREVKDAPEDERVLAAKECSNIYAPLANRLGIGQLKWELEDFCFRYLHPDEYKRIAKLLHERRIDREQFIDDFVASLHSAMEIEGIKADIYGRPKHIYSIWRKMQKKSLAFDELFDVRAVRVVVERLQDCYAALGIVHTHFRHLPDEFDDYVANPKPNGYQSIHTVVLGPRGKTLEIQIRTRQMHEDAELGVAAHWKYKEGAVVTARSGYEERIAWLRKLIAWQEEMADSGEMLDEVRSQVFDDRVYVFTPKGDVVDLPAGSTPLDFAYHIHSDVGHRCIGAKIGGRIVPFTYQLQMGDQIEIITQKQPNPSRDWLNPNLGYVTTSRGRSKIHNWFRKQDRDKNILAGRQMLDNELEHLGISLREAEKLLIPRYNVNSLDEVLAGIGGGDIRLNQMVNFLQGKLNKPSAEEQDREALRQLTQQKAPATSARSKDNGRVVVEGVGNLMHHIARCCQPIPGDDIVGFITQGRGISIHRADCDQLAELQSHAPERIVDAVWGESYSSGYSLVVRVVANDRSGLLRDITTILANEKVNVLGVASRSDTKKQLATIDMDIEIYNQVVLGRVLAKLNQLPDVIDAKRLHGA; this is translated from the coding sequence ATGGTCGCGGTAAGAACTGCACATCTGAATACGGCGGGTGAATTCGCGCTTGATGACTGGATAGCCAGCCTGGGGTTGCCCAACCCGCAGTCAGGTGAGCGATTAGCCGCAACCTGGCGTTACTGTGAGCAGCAGACGAAAGACCATCCCGATGCGCCGTTGCTGTTATGGCGTGGCCTGGAGATGGTGGAGATCCTCTCGACCCTCAGCATGGATAACGACAGTATGCGCGCCGCGCTGCTGTTCCCGCTGGTGGACGCGGCAATTGTTCCTGAAGCCACCCTTACCGAAGAGTTCGGTTCCGGCATTACCTCCCTGGTACACGGCGTACGCGATATGGACGCCATCCGCCAACTGAAAGCCACCCACAACGACTCGATGGGCTCCGAGCAGGTCGATAACGTGCGCCGCATGCTGCTGGCGATGGTGGAAGATTTCCGCTGCGTGGTGATCAAGCTGGCAGAGCGCATTGCCCACCTGCGTGAAGTGAAGGATGCGCCGGAAGACGAACGCGTGCTGGCGGCCAAAGAGTGTTCCAATATCTACGCCCCGCTGGCCAACCGCCTCGGCATTGGCCAGTTGAAATGGGAACTGGAAGATTTCTGCTTCCGCTATCTGCATCCCGATGAATACAAACGCATTGCCAAGCTGCTGCATGAACGCCGTATCGATCGTGAGCAGTTTATTGATGACTTCGTGGCTTCATTACATAGCGCGATGGAGATCGAAGGCATCAAGGCGGACATTTATGGCCGCCCGAAACACATTTACAGCATCTGGCGCAAGATGCAGAAGAAATCGCTGGCGTTCGATGAGCTGTTCGACGTGCGTGCGGTGCGCGTAGTGGTGGAGCGCCTGCAGGATTGCTATGCGGCGTTAGGCATCGTCCATACCCATTTCCGCCATCTGCCGGATGAGTTTGACGACTACGTCGCCAACCCGAAACCGAACGGCTATCAGTCGATCCATACCGTGGTGCTCGGGCCGCGTGGCAAAACGCTGGAGATCCAGATCCGCACCCGCCAGATGCACGAAGATGCCGAGCTGGGCGTCGCTGCACACTGGAAATACAAAGAAGGTGCGGTGGTTACGGCGCGTTCCGGCTACGAAGAACGTATTGCCTGGCTGCGTAAGCTGATCGCCTGGCAGGAAGAGATGGCGGACTCGGGCGAAATGCTCGACGAAGTGCGCAGTCAGGTGTTCGACGATCGCGTCTACGTGTTTACGCCGAAGGGCGACGTGGTGGATCTGCCAGCCGGCTCCACGCCGCTGGACTTTGCCTACCATATCCACAGCGACGTCGGCCACCGCTGTATCGGTGCCAAGATCGGCGGCCGTATCGTGCCCTTCACCTACCAGTTGCAGATGGGTGATCAGATTGAAATCATCACCCAAAAGCAGCCGAACCCGAGCCGCGACTGGCTGAACCCGAACCTGGGCTATGTCACCACCAGCCGTGGGCGCTCCAAGATCCACAACTGGTTCCGCAAGCAGGATCGCGATAAAAACATCCTGGCCGGGCGGCAGATGTTGGACAACGAGCTGGAACACCTCGGTATCAGCCTGCGGGAAGCCGAAAAGCTGCTGATCCCACGTTATAACGTCAACTCGTTGGATGAAGTGTTGGCGGGCATTGGCGGCGGCGATATCCGTCTGAACCAGATGGTGAACTTCCTGCAGGGCAAGCTCAACAAGCCTAGCGCTGAGGAGCAGGATCGCGAAGCGTTACGCCAACTGACCCAGCAGAAAGCCCCGGCAACCTCGGCCCGCAGCAAAGATAATGGCCGCGTGGTGGTCGAAGGCGTCGGCAATCTGATGCACCACATTGCTCGCTGCTGCCAGCCGATCCCAGGTGATGACATTGTCGGCTTTATCACCCAGGGGCGCGGGATCTCGATCCACCGTGCGGATTGCGATCAACTGGCGGAGCTACAGTCTCACGCGCCGGAACGTATCGTGGATGCGGTCTGGGGGGAAAGCTACTCCAGCGGTTATTCGCTGGTGGTGCGCGTCGTGGCCAACGATCGCAGCGGTTTGCTGCGTGATATCACCACTATCCTGGCCAACGAGAAGGTCAACGTATTGGGGGTCGCCAGTCGAAGCGACACCAAAAAGCAGTTGGCCACCATCGATATGGACATCGAAATCTATAACCAGGTGGTGCTGGGCCGCGTGCTGGCCAAGCTCAATCAACTGCCCGACGTTATCGACGCCAAACGCCTGCACGGCGCTTGA
- the mazG gene encoding nucleoside triphosphate pyrophosphohydrolase, whose amino-acid sequence MTQPMPLQRLLTIMKTLRDPHVGCPWDRKQTFASIAPYTLEETYEVLDAIERQDYADLRDELGDLLFLVVFYAQMGQEQGLFDFDQVCNAISDKLERRHPHIFGEAEAADSAAVSARWEQLKAGERAEKALHSALDDIPNALPALMKAHKIQKRCAAVGFDWNTLGPVVGKVYEELDEVMHEAQQAVVDEQKLEEEIGDLLFATVNLSRHLGHKAEKALQVANRKFERRFRQVEEIVQSRGLTMQEATLEQMEEAWQQVKRLEN is encoded by the coding sequence ATGACCCAACCTATGCCGTTACAACGCCTGCTGACCATTATGAAAACCCTGCGCGATCCGCATGTGGGTTGTCCGTGGGATCGTAAGCAGACCTTCGCCAGCATCGCGCCTTACACCCTGGAAGAAACCTACGAAGTGCTGGATGCCATTGAGCGCCAGGACTATGCCGATCTGCGTGATGAACTGGGCGATCTGCTGTTCCTGGTGGTGTTTTATGCCCAGATGGGGCAGGAGCAGGGGCTGTTTGACTTCGATCAGGTGTGTAACGCCATCAGCGACAAGCTGGAGCGCCGTCACCCGCATATCTTCGGTGAGGCAGAGGCAGCAGACAGCGCGGCGGTTTCCGCCCGCTGGGAGCAGTTGAAGGCGGGAGAACGGGCAGAGAAAGCGCTGCACTCGGCGCTGGATGATATTCCCAACGCCTTACCGGCGCTGATGAAGGCTCATAAAATCCAGAAGCGCTGTGCCGCGGTCGGCTTCGACTGGAACACCTTGGGGCCGGTCGTAGGCAAAGTGTATGAAGAGCTGGATGAAGTGATGCACGAAGCCCAGCAAGCGGTGGTAGACGAGCAGAAGCTGGAAGAGGAGATTGGCGATCTGCTGTTTGCCACGGTCAATCTTTCCCGCCATCTGGGGCATAAAGCGGAAAAGGCGTTGCAGGTGGCCAACCGCAAGTTTGAACGCCGTTTCCGCCAGGTTGAGGAGATCGTGCAAAGCCGTGGTCTGACAATGCAGGAAGCCACGTTGGAGCAGATGGAAGAGGCCTGGCAGCAGGTCAAACGCCTGGAAAACTAA
- the pyrG gene encoding glutamine hydrolyzing CTP synthase, with protein sequence MTTNYIFVTGGVVSSLGKGIAAASLAAILEARGLNVTIMKLDPYINVDPGTMSPIQHGEVFVTEDGAETDLDLGHYERFIRTKMTRRNNFTTGRIYSDVLRKERRGDYLGATVQVIPHITNAIKERIIEGGEGHDVVLVEIGGTVGDIESLPFLEAIRQMAVEVGREHTLYMHLTLVPYLAAAGEVKTKPTQHSVKELLSIGIQPDVLICRSDRAVPANERAKIALFCNVPEKAVISLKDVDSIYKIPGLLKSQGLDDYICKRFSLTPPEANLGEWEQVIYEEANPGGEVTIGMVGKYVELPDAYKSVIEALKHGGLKNRLTVNIKLIDSQDVETRGVEVLKDLDAILIPGGFGYRGVEGKVMTARYARENKIPYLGICLGMQVALMEFARNVAGMENANSTEFVPDCKYPVVALITEWRDEDGNVEVRTEESDLGGTMRVGGQQCHLTDNSLVRKMYGEPTIVERHRHRYEVNNMLLKPIEAAGMRVAGRSADNKLVEIIELPDHPWFVACQFHPEFTSTPRDGHPLFAGFVKAAGEHQKRQVK encoded by the coding sequence ATGACAACTAACTATATTTTTGTAACCGGCGGGGTCGTATCCTCTCTGGGTAAAGGCATTGCCGCAGCCTCCTTGGCGGCTATTCTTGAAGCCCGTGGCCTCAACGTTACCATCATGAAACTGGACCCGTACATCAACGTGGATCCGGGCACCATGAGCCCGATTCAGCATGGGGAAGTTTTCGTCACCGAAGACGGGGCAGAAACCGATCTGGATCTGGGTCACTACGAGCGCTTCATCCGTACCAAAATGACGCGTCGTAACAACTTCACCACCGGGCGTATCTACTCCGACGTGCTGCGCAAAGAGCGCCGTGGCGACTACTTGGGTGCCACCGTACAGGTGATCCCACACATCACCAATGCCATTAAAGAACGCATTATCGAAGGCGGCGAAGGCCACGATGTGGTGCTGGTCGAAATCGGCGGCACCGTCGGCGATATCGAATCCCTGCCGTTCCTGGAAGCCATTCGTCAGATGGCCGTCGAAGTGGGCCGTGAGCACACTCTGTACATGCATTTGACGCTGGTGCCATACCTGGCTGCCGCGGGTGAAGTGAAAACCAAACCTACCCAGCATTCGGTAAAAGAGCTGCTTTCCATCGGTATTCAGCCAGATGTGCTGATCTGCCGTTCCGATCGCGCAGTTCCTGCTAATGAACGCGCTAAAATCGCTCTTTTCTGTAACGTACCGGAAAAAGCGGTTATCTCCCTGAAAGACGTTGATTCCATTTATAAAATCCCAGGCCTCTTGAAATCTCAGGGCTTGGATGATTATATTTGTAAACGATTCAGCCTGACACCGCCGGAAGCCAATCTGGGCGAGTGGGAGCAGGTGATCTACGAAGAAGCCAATCCAGGCGGCGAAGTGACCATCGGGATGGTCGGCAAATATGTCGAACTGCCAGATGCTTATAAGTCGGTGATCGAAGCGCTCAAGCACGGTGGCTTGAAAAACCGTCTGACTGTCAACATCAAGCTGATCGATTCGCAGGATGTTGAAACCCGCGGCGTTGAAGTGCTGAAAGATCTGGATGCAATCCTGATCCCTGGCGGCTTTGGCTATCGTGGCGTGGAAGGCAAGGTGATGACCGCACGCTACGCGCGTGAAAACAAAATTCCTTATCTGGGTATTTGCCTGGGTATGCAGGTGGCGTTGATGGAGTTTGCGCGCAACGTGGCGGGGATGGAAAATGCTAACTCCACCGAATTTGTGCCAGACTGTAAGTACCCGGTTGTCGCATTGATCACCGAGTGGCGTGACGAAGACGGCAACGTCGAAGTCCGTACCGAAGAAAGCGATCTGGGCGGCACGATGCGCGTCGGTGGCCAGCAATGCCACCTGACCGACAACAGCCTGGTGCGCAAGATGTACGGCGAACCAACCATCGTGGAACGTCACCGTCACCGTTACGAAGTCAACAACATGCTGTTGAAGCCGATCGAAGCCGCGGGTATGCGTGTGGCAGGTCGTTCTGCGGATAACAAGCTGGTTGAGATTATTGAATTGCCTGATCATCCGTGGTTTGTGGCTTGTCAGTTCCATCCGGAATTTACGTCGACGCCGCGTGATGGACATCCGTTGTTCGCTGGCTTTGTCAAGGCAGCTGGTGAGCACCAGAAGCGTCAGGTGAAATAA
- the eno gene encoding phosphopyruvate hydratase, whose protein sequence is MSKIIKVIGREIIDSRGNPTVEAEVHLEGGFVGLAAAPSGASTGSREALELRDGDKSRFLGKGVLKAVAAVNGPIAQAVVGKDAKDQANIDKIMIDLDGTENKSQFGANAILAVSLAAAKAAAASKGMPLYEHIAELNGTPGKFSMPLPMMNIINGGEHADNNVDIQEFMIQPVGAKTLKEAVRMGSEVFHTLAKVLKSKGMGTSVGDEGGYAPNLGSNAEALAVIAEAVKAAGYELGKDITLAMDCAASEFYKDGKYVLAGEGNKAFTSEEFTHFLEDLTKQYPIVSIEDGLDESDWDGFAYQTKVLGDKIQLVGDDLFVTNTKILKEGIEKGIANSILIKFNQIGSLTETLAAIKMAKDAGYTAVISHRSGETEDATIADLAVGTAAGQIKTGSMSRSDRVAKYNQLIRIEEALGNRAPFNGLKEVKGQ, encoded by the coding sequence ATGTCCAAAATCATTAAAGTCATCGGTCGTGAAATCATCGACTCACGCGGCAACCCAACTGTTGAAGCCGAAGTTCATCTGGAAGGCGGTTTCGTCGGTCTGGCTGCAGCGCCGTCAGGTGCTTCTACCGGTTCCCGTGAAGCACTGGAACTGCGTGACGGTGACAAGTCTCGTTTCCTGGGTAAAGGCGTACTGAAAGCCGTTGCCGCAGTAAATGGCCCAATCGCTCAGGCGGTTGTGGGTAAAGATGCCAAAGACCAGGCTAACATCGACAAGATCATGATCGATCTGGACGGTACCGAGAACAAATCCCAGTTTGGTGCTAACGCCATCCTGGCTGTTTCTCTGGCTGCTGCCAAGGCCGCTGCTGCCTCTAAAGGTATGCCGCTGTATGAGCACATCGCTGAACTGAACGGCACCCCAGGCAAATTCTCTATGCCGTTGCCTATGATGAACATCATCAACGGTGGTGAGCACGCAGACAACAACGTTGATATTCAAGAGTTCATGATCCAGCCTGTTGGCGCTAAAACTCTGAAAGAAGCCGTACGTATGGGTTCTGAAGTGTTCCACACCCTGGCTAAAGTACTGAAGTCTAAAGGCATGGGCACTTCTGTTGGTGACGAAGGTGGCTACGCGCCAAACCTGGGTTCTAACGCCGAAGCGCTGGCTGTTATCGCTGAAGCGGTAAAAGCGGCAGGCTATGAGCTGGGTAAAGACATTACTCTGGCTATGGACTGTGCAGCGTCTGAATTCTACAAAGACGGCAAATATGTGCTGGCTGGCGAAGGCAACAAAGCCTTCACTTCTGAAGAGTTCACTCACTTCCTGGAAGACCTGACCAAGCAATATCCAATCGTGTCTATCGAAGACGGCCTGGACGAATCTGACTGGGATGGTTTCGCATACCAGACCAAAGTGCTGGGCGACAAAATCCAGCTGGTGGGCGACGACCTGTTCGTGACCAACACCAAGATCCTGAAAGAAGGCATCGAGAAAGGCATCGCTAACTCCATCCTGATCAAATTCAACCAGATCGGTTCTCTGACCGAAACTCTGGCTGCAATCAAGATGGCGAAAGACGCAGGCTACACTGCGGTGATCTCTCACCGTTCAGGTGAAACCGAAGATGCTACCATCGCTGACTTGGCGGTAGGTACTGCGGCTGGCCAGATCAAAACCGGTTCTATGAGCCGTTCTGACCGCGTTGCTAAATACAACCAACTGATCCGTATCGAAGAAGCGCTGGGCAACCGCGCACCGTTCAATGGCCTGAAAGAAGTTAAAGGTCAGTAA
- a CDS encoding fimbrial protein, translating to MKIKMMALALIACSSTSMADSANTVQFKGEVSTQTCSVNINGNEANPVVLLQTVAANSLATKGATAGETTFTVNVTGCTTAASDTSIKTVFVGNNATTNGNLGNTGDATKVSIQLLDSDATTPLSFATGSTATTSAMTLATGATSTSQELVARYYAEEAGVTAGSVIATAQYAITYK from the coding sequence ATGAAAATCAAAATGATGGCTCTCGCTTTAATTGCATGCTCTAGTACCTCCATGGCTGATTCTGCCAACACAGTGCAATTCAAGGGTGAAGTTAGTACTCAAACCTGCTCGGTTAATATTAACGGCAATGAAGCCAATCCGGTGGTGTTACTGCAGACGGTTGCGGCCAACTCGCTCGCTACCAAAGGTGCCACCGCAGGGGAAACGACCTTTACCGTTAACGTAACCGGTTGTACTACCGCGGCCAGCGACACCTCCATCAAAACGGTATTTGTGGGCAATAACGCGACCACCAATGGCAACCTGGGTAACACCGGTGATGCAACCAAGGTTTCTATTCAACTGTTGGATAGCGATGCCACCACGCCATTGAGCTTTGCTACGGGTTCAACGGCCACCACCAGCGCAATGACGCTGGCAACCGGCGCGACATCCACCTCGCAAGAACTGGTTGCCCGTTATTATGCCGAAGAGGCTGGGGTGACTGCAGGTTCAGTGATCGCCACCGCACAATATGCGATTACCTATAAATAA
- a CDS encoding fimbrial biogenesis chaperone, producing the protein MAYTTRTFSCWAALLFSLTLLIVDSAAASVTMLGNRVIYPAQAREKTLQFTNDDAAPALIQVWLDIDNDKSTPETADAPFIASPQIFRMNAHSGQMVRLMYTGKGLPTDRESLFHLNFLQVPAVKQSETDKNKLVLLVSNRLKVFYRPEGLPGEGNQAGKQLRIQRNGNALQVSNPTPYYVSISYAKSGNKNLHIEPADMVAPFSQVSWPLGSAFPKGKLKVELGVMNDYGVEVPVTLETPQ; encoded by the coding sequence ATGGCGTATACCACACGTACCTTTTCTTGTTGGGCGGCATTGCTGTTCAGCCTGACGTTGCTGATTGTCGATAGCGCTGCTGCCAGCGTCACCATGCTGGGCAACCGAGTGATCTACCCGGCCCAGGCACGCGAAAAGACGCTGCAGTTTACCAACGATGATGCTGCCCCGGCGCTGATCCAGGTCTGGCTTGATATCGATAATGACAAATCGACGCCGGAAACGGCCGATGCCCCCTTTATCGCATCGCCACAGATTTTCCGGATGAATGCCCATAGCGGGCAAATGGTACGGCTGATGTACACCGGGAAAGGGTTACCGACTGACCGCGAATCCCTGTTTCACCTTAACTTCCTCCAGGTGCCAGCCGTCAAACAAAGCGAAACGGATAAAAACAAGCTGGTGCTGTTGGTCAGCAATCGGCTGAAAGTGTTCTATCGGCCCGAAGGGCTGCCGGGAGAAGGCAACCAGGCGGGCAAACAGTTGCGTATCCAGCGTAATGGCAATGCATTACAGGTCAGTAATCCTACGCCTTATTACGTCAGCATCAGCTATGCCAAAAGCGGCAATAAAAACCTGCATATTGAACCGGCCGATATGGTCGCGCCTTTTTCACAGGTGAGTTGGCCGCTAGGTTCGGCGTTCCCCAAAGGGAAGCTGAAAGTGGAGCTCGGCGTTATGAATGACTACGGGGTAGAGGTTCCCGTAACGCTAGAGACGCCGCAATAA
- a CDS encoding fimbria/pilus outer membrane usher protein, with amino-acid sequence MSLKNYPIFPPLLSTCCRYGLFLLSLGGISLAQGATDDYAFDADLLRGSVFSTTQLEQFNQQDLVTPGTYEVELFTNGVFVERSKIRFVLGDDRHVLPCFEQQQLERLGLKEVPVAPAEGCLQPGRDLKDIQVQADMSQLRLDLSIPQSLLNHKPRGSVSPDSLSSGETMAFFNYNVNQYHVNYRQGQTKDLNSTFANMNGGFNLGLWRYRQQSSFRFDNELGSHWETSRRYVQRAVLPLRSEVLLGEGFTDGHFFAGLGFRGVRMTSDDRMLPDSLRGYAPVVRGIANSNARVTVLQGKSQLYETTVAPGPFAIDDLFATNFSGDLTVVVTEADGSVSTFTVPFSAVPQSMRPGSSRYSATLGRSRFIGDNDLFSELTWQYGLSNSVTFNAGNQLADGYQALMLGGVYSNSLGAFGLDSTFSHASLPEGDTSGWMLHLSYSKSFTPTDTTLSIAGYRYSTEGFRDLSDVLGVRQADSSGQSWQSDSYRQQSRFEVAVNQGIGSLGNLTLSGSTQDYRDGRGRDNQLQLGWGKVFGNGVALNLSVTRTRSLNGNNSAYYDGSQPYVNTNDPASSNTSQTVSSLSVSFPLGRSSSAPTASLFSNHSQGQGGSYQAAISGNVGETQQVGYGLNFTTDDNNRNSIWGGNLQTRLPYASATGSVSASSQYWQGSAALQGAVVAHRGGVTLGPYVGDTFALIDAPGARGAQVMDGQGARVDRFGYALVPSLVPYHFNTVALNPQGMSSKAELEDGQQRVAPFAGATVRVHFKTIRGQAVLIKVQRPDGSIIPMGTSVFDENNNDVGMVGQANQVYLRSDKPQGKLTLRWGEGATERCSLPYKLPPPTDEPLLLLKATCR; translated from the coding sequence ATGTCGCTCAAAAACTATCCCATATTTCCGCCTCTGCTATCAACGTGCTGCCGCTATGGCCTCTTTTTGCTCTCTCTGGGCGGGATCTCCCTGGCACAAGGCGCGACGGACGACTACGCCTTCGACGCCGATTTACTGCGTGGCAGCGTTTTCAGCACTACGCAACTTGAACAGTTCAACCAACAGGATCTGGTGACGCCAGGCACTTATGAGGTCGAGCTGTTTACCAACGGTGTGTTTGTTGAACGCAGCAAAATCCGCTTTGTCCTGGGCGACGATCGGCACGTATTGCCCTGTTTTGAGCAGCAACAGCTGGAGCGCCTTGGCCTTAAGGAAGTGCCTGTGGCGCCTGCGGAAGGCTGCCTGCAACCTGGACGCGATCTTAAAGATATTCAGGTTCAGGCCGATATGTCACAGTTGAGACTGGATCTCAGCATTCCACAAAGTTTGCTGAACCATAAACCCCGTGGCAGCGTTAGCCCTGACAGCCTAAGCAGTGGTGAAACAATGGCGTTTTTCAACTACAACGTTAACCAATATCACGTCAACTACCGCCAGGGGCAGACCAAGGATCTCAACTCCACCTTCGCCAACATGAACGGGGGTTTTAACCTGGGGTTATGGCGTTACCGCCAGCAATCCAGCTTCCGTTTTGATAATGAACTTGGCAGCCATTGGGAGACCAGCCGCCGCTATGTTCAGCGGGCGGTGCTGCCGTTACGCAGTGAGGTGTTGCTGGGGGAAGGCTTTACTGACGGCCATTTCTTCGCCGGGCTGGGGTTTCGCGGCGTTCGGATGACGTCGGACGATCGTATGCTGCCCGACTCGCTGCGAGGCTATGCTCCCGTGGTGCGCGGTATTGCCAACAGTAACGCCAGAGTGACCGTATTACAGGGCAAAAGCCAATTGTATGAAACCACGGTGGCCCCGGGTCCCTTTGCGATTGACGATCTGTTTGCCACCAATTTCTCTGGTGACCTGACGGTGGTGGTGACCGAGGCCGATGGTAGCGTCAGCACCTTCACCGTGCCATTCTCTGCCGTTCCTCAATCCATGCGCCCCGGATCCTCACGCTATTCGGCGACCCTTGGGCGATCGCGCTTTATCGGCGACAACGATCTGTTCAGTGAGTTGACCTGGCAGTATGGTTTGAGCAACTCGGTGACGTTTAACGCTGGCAACCAGCTAGCTGATGGCTATCAGGCCTTGATGCTGGGTGGGGTCTACAGTAACTCACTGGGGGCTTTTGGCCTGGATAGCACATTTTCCCATGCCAGCCTGCCGGAAGGCGATACCTCTGGTTGGATGCTGCATCTCTCCTATAGTAAAAGCTTTACCCCAACGGATACCACGCTTTCCATCGCCGGGTATCGTTACTCCACCGAAGGGTTTCGTGATTTGAGCGATGTGCTTGGCGTACGTCAGGCCGACAGCAGTGGGCAAAGCTGGCAATCCGATTCCTATCGCCAGCAGTCACGCTTTGAAGTGGCCGTCAATCAGGGGATCGGCTCATTGGGCAACCTGACGCTATCAGGCTCTACCCAGGATTACCGCGATGGGCGCGGCCGGGATAATCAGCTACAGTTGGGTTGGGGCAAGGTCTTTGGCAACGGCGTCGCGTTGAACCTTTCTGTGACGCGTACCCGTAGCCTGAACGGCAACAATAGCGCCTATTACGACGGCAGCCAGCCCTATGTGAATACCAATGATCCCGCGAGTAGCAATACCTCGCAAACCGTTAGTTCGCTCTCGGTTTCCTTTCCTCTTGGCCGCTCTTCTTCTGCGCCAACGGCATCGTTGTTCTCTAACCATAGCCAGGGGCAGGGAGGGAGCTATCAGGCGGCGATCTCGGGCAACGTGGGGGAGACGCAGCAGGTCGGCTATGGGCTTAATTTCACCACCGACGATAATAACCGTAACAGCATCTGGGGGGGGAACCTGCAAACCCGCCTGCCTTATGCCAGTGCCACCGGTTCGGTTTCAGCATCCAGCCAATATTGGCAGGGGTCGGCTGCACTACAGGGGGCCGTGGTTGCCCACCGTGGTGGGGTCACGCTCGGGCCTTATGTTGGTGATACCTTTGCCCTGATCGATGCCCCTGGTGCGCGTGGTGCGCAAGTGATGGATGGGCAGGGCGCCCGTGTCGATCGTTTCGGCTATGCCCTGGTTCCTTCGCTGGTGCCCTATCATTTCAATACCGTGGCTCTGAATCCGCAGGGGATGAGCAGCAAAGCAGAATTGGAAGATGGGCAACAGCGCGTGGCTCCTTTCGCAGGAGCCACGGTGCGGGTGCATTTCAAGACGATACGGGGCCAGGCTGTGCTGATCAAAGTTCAGCGGCCGGATGGCAGTATAATCCCGATGGGTACCTCGGTCTTTGATGAGAACAATAACGATGTCGGCATGGTCGGCCAGGCTAATCAGGTCTATTTGCGCAGTGATAAACCGCAAGGGAAATTGACCTTACGCTGGGGTGAAGGGGCGACTGAACGATGCAGTCTGCCCTATAAATTACCTCCGCCAACCGATGAGCCGCTCCTGCTGCTGAAGGCGACATGCCGCTGA